One genomic window of Sphingopyxis sp. OPL5 includes the following:
- a CDS encoding ATP-binding cassette domain-containing protein — MTDAIALPAGATRALPHGGTGWRVAAGRLELYLVTAERRRFVELVEAEGRVAPLPEGARRFLVVALDDCELAPLLAGTFDDGDPGAALDAAFAAEAAQRDASLIDRLGVGPPGGAEGNRLAQAFAALGEALGHPVDPAIFRGSRMDFAQAPVLARIAGLRAGRTILAPGWWKDDAGPMLVQVGEHGTSAALWRGGAYLDADGIPLDPGEVQPLCWRVYAPLAGDLSSFRPMAVSVAAGIRREWPLIAGAGLGAALLGLIVPLATAWIFDEIVPGGAGGLLIGIGIALVVAALVSAAFATVRTLAIARITGRGQVAMAAGVTDRVLRLPARFFKTLSPGDFNQRIEALEGIRALVAAILLSAGLTAFFSLFYLVLLFAYEPRMALAGLGVTLVYIGAVAVSRVAQAAPLREAAERDGKLAGLTFEILEGLPKLRSAAAEDRMLDRWTGAYTLERAADARGQRIGVHFGAFADAWGIIGLIALFATAALLVSGDVPPGQFIGFLAAFAIFQGNLVALCDSLLAIYTARPLAERARPILTAEIEAAGGRADPGRLTGDIQVSGLSFGYDQAMAPLLADLSLSVAPGEHVAIVGGSGSGKSTVLRLLLGFETPTTGSIAYDGQELASLDPARLRSQIGVVLQSSQLFAGTIMENIRGASDAGLEQCQAAADAAGLADDLDQMPMGLHTMVTEGAGTLSGGQRQRILIARALAGGPRLLFFDEATSALDNATQAIVAATLDALDASRITIAHRLSTVRNADRICVLERGRFVETGTFADLMARNGAFAALARRQLLED; from the coding sequence ATGACGGACGCGATCGCCTTGCCGGCTGGCGCGACCCGGGCGCTGCCGCATGGCGGCACCGGCTGGCGCGTCGCGGCGGGGCGGCTCGAACTCTATCTGGTCACCGCCGAGCGGCGGCGCTTCGTCGAACTCGTCGAGGCCGAGGGGCGCGTCGCGCCGCTGCCCGAGGGCGCGCGCCGCTTCCTCGTCGTCGCGCTCGACGATTGCGAACTCGCGCCGCTGCTCGCCGGCACGTTCGACGATGGCGACCCCGGTGCGGCGCTCGACGCCGCTTTTGCCGCCGAAGCGGCGCAGCGCGACGCGTCGCTGATCGATCGCCTTGGCGTGGGGCCACCCGGCGGTGCCGAGGGCAACCGGCTGGCGCAGGCGTTCGCCGCGCTGGGGGAAGCCCTCGGCCATCCGGTCGACCCGGCGATCTTTCGTGGTTCGCGTATGGATTTTGCGCAAGCCCCCGTACTCGCGCGCATCGCCGGGCTGCGCGCCGGACGGACGATCCTCGCGCCGGGCTGGTGGAAGGACGATGCCGGGCCGATGCTGGTGCAGGTCGGGGAGCATGGCACGAGCGCGGCGCTGTGGCGGGGTGGCGCGTATCTCGATGCCGATGGCATTCCGCTCGATCCGGGCGAGGTGCAGCCCTTGTGCTGGCGCGTCTATGCGCCGCTTGCCGGCGACCTGTCGTCGTTCCGTCCCATGGCGGTGAGCGTCGCCGCCGGCATCCGGCGCGAATGGCCGCTGATCGCCGGGGCGGGGCTCGGCGCGGCGCTGCTCGGGCTGATCGTGCCGCTCGCCACCGCCTGGATTTTCGACGAGATCGTCCCCGGCGGCGCGGGCGGGCTGCTGATCGGCATCGGCATCGCGCTCGTTGTCGCGGCGCTCGTCAGCGCCGCCTTCGCCACCGTGCGGACGCTGGCGATCGCGCGCATCACCGGGCGCGGGCAGGTCGCGATGGCGGCGGGGGTGACCGACCGGGTGCTGCGGCTGCCCGCGCGCTTCTTCAAGACGCTGTCGCCGGGCGATTTCAACCAGCGGATCGAGGCGCTGGAAGGCATTCGCGCGCTCGTCGCCGCGATCCTGCTCAGCGCCGGGCTGACCGCCTTTTTCTCGCTTTTCTATCTTGTCCTGCTCTTCGCCTATGAACCGCGCATGGCGCTCGCCGGGCTGGGCGTAACGCTCGTCTATATCGGCGCGGTGGCGGTCAGCCGCGTGGCACAGGCGGCACCGCTGCGCGAGGCGGCCGAACGCGACGGCAAGCTCGCGGGTCTCACCTTCGAGATATTGGAAGGGCTGCCCAAATTGCGCTCGGCGGCGGCGGAAGACCGCATGCTGGATCGCTGGACGGGCGCTTACACGCTCGAACGCGCGGCGGATGCGCGGGGACAGCGCATCGGCGTGCATTTCGGCGCTTTCGCCGATGCCTGGGGGATCATCGGCCTGATCGCGCTGTTCGCGACCGCGGCGCTGCTCGTGTCGGGCGATGTGCCGCCGGGGCAGTTCATCGGCTTCCTCGCCGCCTTCGCGATCTTTCAGGGCAATCTTGTCGCGCTGTGCGATTCTTTGCTCGCGATCTACACCGCGCGCCCGCTGGCCGAGCGCGCACGCCCGATCCTGACCGCCGAGATCGAGGCGGCGGGCGGCCGCGCCGACCCTGGGCGGCTGACTGGCGATATCCAGGTGTCGGGGCTCAGCTTCGGTTATGACCAGGCGATGGCGCCGCTGCTCGCCGACCTGTCGCTGAGCGTCGCGCCGGGCGAGCATGTCGCGATCGTCGGCGGCTCGGGGTCGGGCAAGTCGACCGTCCTGCGGCTGCTCCTCGGCTTCGAGACGCCGACGACGGGGTCGATCGCCTATGACGGGCAGGAACTCGCGAGCCTCGATCCGGCACGGCTGCGCAGCCAGATCGGCGTCGTGCTCCAGTCGAGCCAGCTGTTCGCGGGGACGATCATGGAGAATATTCGCGGCGCGAGCGATGCCGGGCTCGAGCAATGTCAGGCGGCGGCCGATGCGGCGGGGCTGGCCGACGACCTCGATCAGATGCCGATGGGGCTGCACACGATGGTCACCGAAGGGGCGGGGACGCTGTCGGGCGGGCAGCGCCAGCGCATCCTGATCGCGCGCGCCCTCGCCGGAGGGCCGCGCCTCCTGTTCTTCGACGAGGCCACCAGCGCGCTCGACAATGCGACGCAGGCGATAGTCGCGGCGACCCTCGACGCGCTCGACGCCAGCCGGATCACCATCGCGCACCGGCTGTCGACCGTGCGCAATGCGGACCGCATCTGCGTCCTCGAACGCGGGCGCTTTGTCGAAACCGGGACATTCGCCGACCTCATGGCGCGAAACGGCGCCTTTGCCGCGCTCGCGCGCCGCCAATTGCTGGAGGACTGA
- a CDS encoding NHLP family bacteriocin export ABC transporter peptidase/permease/ATPase subunit, with the protein MLQLEAAECGAASLAMVLAAHGRHMGLDELRALCGVSRDGTKASSLLRAARSLGMEAKGLKAEPDHIADLPLPAIAFVHFNHFLVVEHIDARQVWLNDPASGRRRETIAEFSDGFTGVVLTFVPGAGFERGDSRPSLAQSLRQRFDGVRTALWFVVLTALALVVPGVVLPVFSRIFVDYVLVRGLSDWLLPLLIGMGLTAMVRFILLELQERTLLRARMAMSLNTGGALMRKLLTLPVAFFDQRFAGEIADRVKLNESLATLLTGHLAQAAVNLVSALFFLIVLLFYHWALTLAVAALALLNAAVLLLSNRLLSDRYRKISIDRGKLAGARVAGLKDMETFKASGGEDMLFARWTGLTIAVQNGEQQVARLAAFVQPMPALISALIIATILVWGGFAVMGGTMTLGELVGYQTLAASFVAPVAALAGFGAELHQIRSYTGRLDDVLAEASDPRFDRADPASDGRLPQGGVSARDLSFGYAPLDPPLIDGLSFDLLPGERIALVGPSGSGKSTVGKLIAGLEQPRGGDLLLDGRALLDWPRAALAHRLAYVRQDVMLFEGSVRDNLTLWNDALPEPDMIRAARDAMIHDVIAARPGGYDARIAQGGGNFSGGERQRMEIARALASDPSLIILDEATSALDPVTEHGVMEAIRRRGITCIIIAHRLSAIRDCDRIYVLEQGRVVEAGDHGELMAGHGVYARLVEA; encoded by the coding sequence GTGCTCCAGCTCGAAGCCGCCGAATGCGGGGCGGCCTCGCTGGCGATGGTCCTCGCCGCGCACGGCCGCCACATGGGGCTCGACGAATTGCGCGCGCTGTGCGGCGTGTCGCGCGACGGGACCAAGGCGTCGAGCCTGCTCCGCGCGGCGCGATCGCTGGGGATGGAGGCCAAGGGGCTGAAGGCCGAGCCCGATCATATCGCCGACCTGCCATTGCCGGCGATCGCCTTTGTCCATTTCAACCATTTTCTCGTCGTCGAGCATATCGACGCGCGCCAGGTCTGGCTCAACGATCCGGCGTCGGGTCGCCGCCGCGAGACGATCGCCGAATTCTCCGATGGCTTTACCGGGGTCGTGCTGACCTTCGTCCCCGGCGCCGGTTTCGAGCGGGGCGACAGCCGCCCCAGCCTGGCGCAGTCGCTGCGTCAGCGGTTCGACGGGGTGCGCACCGCGCTGTGGTTCGTGGTCCTGACCGCGCTGGCGCTGGTGGTGCCGGGGGTGGTGCTGCCGGTGTTCAGCCGGATTTTTGTCGATTATGTGCTCGTCCGCGGCCTGTCCGACTGGTTGCTGCCGCTGCTGATCGGGATGGGCCTGACGGCGATGGTCCGCTTCATCCTCCTCGAACTGCAGGAGCGCACATTGCTCCGCGCGCGCATGGCGATGAGCCTCAACACCGGCGGGGCGTTGATGCGCAAGCTGCTGACGTTGCCGGTGGCCTTTTTCGACCAGCGCTTCGCCGGCGAGATCGCCGACCGGGTGAAGCTCAATGAATCGCTGGCGACGCTGCTGACCGGCCATCTGGCGCAGGCGGCGGTCAATCTGGTCAGCGCCCTGTTCTTCCTGATCGTGCTGCTTTTTTATCATTGGGCGCTGACGCTGGCGGTCGCCGCGCTAGCGCTGCTCAACGCTGCCGTCCTGCTGCTGTCGAACCGCCTGCTGTCCGACCGCTATCGCAAGATATCGATCGACCGCGGCAAGCTCGCGGGCGCGCGCGTCGCCGGGCTGAAGGATATGGAGACGTTCAAGGCGTCGGGCGGCGAGGATATGCTGTTCGCGCGCTGGACCGGCCTGACGATCGCGGTCCAGAACGGCGAGCAACAGGTCGCGCGGCTGGCCGCCTTTGTGCAGCCGATGCCGGCGCTGATCAGTGCGCTGATTATCGCGACCATATTGGTGTGGGGCGGCTTTGCCGTGATGGGCGGGACGATGACGCTGGGCGAACTCGTCGGCTATCAGACGCTGGCGGCAAGCTTTGTCGCGCCGGTCGCGGCGCTTGCGGGTTTCGGGGCCGAACTGCACCAGATCCGCTCCTACACCGGGCGGCTCGACGATGTGCTGGCCGAGGCGAGTGATCCGCGTTTCGATCGCGCCGATCCCGCCTCCGACGGACGGCTGCCGCAGGGAGGGGTGAGCGCGCGCGACCTGTCCTTCGGCTATGCGCCGCTCGATCCGCCGCTCATCGACGGGCTCAGCTTCGATCTGCTGCCCGGCGAACGCATCGCGCTCGTCGGGCCGTCGGGGTCGGGCAAATCGACCGTCGGCAAGCTGATCGCCGGGCTCGAACAGCCGCGCGGCGGCGACCTGCTGCTCGACGGCCGCGCGCTGCTCGACTGGCCGCGCGCCGCGCTTGCGCACCGCCTCGCTTATGTGCGGCAGGATGTGATGCTGTTCGAAGGGTCGGTGCGCGACAATCTGACGCTGTGGAATGACGCTTTGCCCGAACCCGACATGATCCGCGCGGCGCGCGATGCGATGATCCACGACGTCATCGCCGCGCGGCCCGGCGGTTATGATGCGCGGATCGCGCAGGGTGGCGGCAATTTTTCGGGCGGCGAGCGGCAGCGGATGGAAATCGCACGCGCGCTGGCCAGCGATCCCAGCCTGATTATTCTCGATGAAGCGACCAGCGCGCTCGATCCGGTTACCGAACATGGGGTGATGGAGGCGATCCGGCGGCGCGGGATCACCTGCATCATCATCGCGCACCGGCTGTCGGCGATCCGCGATTGCGACCGCATCTATGTGCTCGAACAGGGGCGGGTGGTCGAGGCGGGCGACCATGGCGAACTGATGGCCGGGCACGGCGTCTATGCGCGGCTGGTCGAGGCATGA
- a CDS encoding NHLP bacteriocin system secretion protein, translating to MSETIYRQTALDRMANPERLDAPLTLVPRPSWILLGAFAVALVAALIWASVARAPVTVGASGILINRSGLAEIAAAQDGRIQTMLVIPGDAVRIGQPIATIARTELTRELADARLDLRDAQARLARLQGFYGEQGGRERGADSARLATIAESRRALASRASYLEQRAGRMEKLIARGFITQDQLVDVQIELAAVREQLSNLGEAALRVRVDADARSGTSGLALLDEQREVDTQQRLIERLEARLGDEEVIRATVAGRVTEVKLGTGDIVAPGTALATVAPNQGGLVALLYVPAAEGKRIAPGMRAEIAPTAVERAVYGHIRGRVASVAPLPATPEGMRRMLRNDQLVAELTARGAPIEVRILLDRDAANASGFAWSASKGPPGAISAGSIVAGRVVVADRRIIGLLVPGAGN from the coding sequence ATGAGCGAAACCATCTATCGGCAGACGGCGCTGGATCGCATGGCGAATCCGGAGCGGCTCGACGCCCCGCTGACGCTGGTGCCGCGCCCGTCGTGGATCCTGCTCGGCGCCTTCGCCGTCGCGCTGGTCGCGGCGCTGATCTGGGCCAGCGTTGCGCGCGCGCCGGTGACCGTTGGCGCGAGTGGCATCCTGATCAACCGGTCGGGCCTCGCCGAAATCGCCGCCGCGCAGGATGGCCGTATCCAGACCATGCTGGTCATCCCCGGCGATGCGGTGCGGATCGGCCAGCCGATCGCAACCATTGCACGCACCGAGCTTACCCGCGAACTGGCCGACGCCCGCCTCGACCTGCGCGATGCCCAGGCGCGGCTCGCGCGGTTGCAGGGTTTTTACGGCGAACAGGGCGGGCGCGAACGCGGCGCCGATAGTGCTCGGCTCGCGACGATCGCCGAAAGCCGCCGCGCGCTTGCAAGTCGCGCCAGCTATCTCGAGCAGCGCGCGGGCCGGATGGAAAAGCTGATCGCGCGCGGCTTCATCACCCAGGACCAGCTGGTCGATGTCCAGATCGAACTGGCAGCGGTGCGCGAGCAACTGTCGAACCTGGGCGAAGCGGCGCTGCGCGTGCGGGTCGACGCCGACGCGCGATCGGGCACCAGCGGTCTCGCCCTGCTCGACGAACAGCGCGAGGTCGATACGCAGCAGCGCCTGATCGAGCGGCTCGAGGCGCGCCTCGGCGACGAGGAAGTGATCCGCGCCACCGTTGCCGGGCGCGTCACCGAGGTGAAGCTGGGCACCGGCGACATCGTCGCCCCCGGCACCGCGCTCGCGACCGTCGCGCCCAACCAGGGCGGGCTCGTGGCGCTTCTCTATGTTCCCGCCGCCGAAGGCAAGCGCATCGCGCCGGGGATGCGCGCGGAGATCGCGCCGACCGCCGTCGAGCGCGCCGTCTATGGTCATATCCGCGGCCGCGTCGCCTCGGTCGCCCCGTTGCCCGCGACCCCGGAGGGCATGCGGCGCATGCTGCGCAACGACCAGCTGGTAGCCGAACTGACCGCGCGTGGCGCGCCGATCGAGGTGCGGATTCTGCTCGACCGCGACGCCGCCAATGCGAGCGGCTTTGCCTGGTCGGCGTCGAAGGGACCGCCGGGGGCGATCAGCGCGGGATCGATCGTCGCGGGCAGGGTGGTGGTCGCCGACCGGCGCATCATCGGATTGCTGGTGCCGGGCGCCGGTAACTAG
- a CDS encoding class I SAM-dependent methyltransferase yields MAPHDTTASPSDSIDGYVGDSLYPSSFHASFAPPNIDAMLAHAGIASPRGLGTRSPFTMVDIGCGDGIGLILNAAAHPEGHFIGIDGNPNHVARGAAMAAEIGLDNIELHHQYFDAALAAQAGGAADYVQCQGVLAWVSETNRGHVLDLAAHMLKPGGVLAVGYNCLPGWTPMVAFQQMLWTLADGLPGTPTQRFETALEQLRATGIFEAGHWEWIDEMRGRLPTDYFAHEYLNRHWTPLWSGAVLEAAAERELALAGQARPNRLRADFALKAAWRDTLSTIANPAARECALDLLTRNWFRTDLFVKQPYARLSATEQAKARMQGWWSAARPLGEASFEARTAAGTIRFDNDAAHAILRALENGPQPLSAAADIGEADLFNALDALFMAGEVVPADPPADVPLAAATHAALLRLDAATINGAVSRHGVIGIPRGSLRL; encoded by the coding sequence ATGGCGCCGCACGACACGACGGCGAGTCCGTCCGACAGCATCGACGGCTATGTCGGCGACTCGCTCTATCCGAGCAGCTTTCATGCTAGCTTCGCCCCGCCAAATATAGACGCGATGCTGGCGCATGCCGGCATCGCGTCGCCGCGCGGTCTTGGCACGCGCTCGCCCTTCACGATGGTCGATATCGGCTGCGGCGACGGCATCGGGCTGATCCTCAACGCTGCCGCGCATCCCGAGGGGCATTTCATCGGCATCGACGGCAATCCGAACCATGTCGCGCGCGGCGCGGCGATGGCGGCGGAAATCGGCCTCGATAACATCGAACTCCATCATCAATATTTCGACGCCGCGCTGGCGGCACAAGCCGGCGGCGCGGCCGATTATGTGCAATGCCAAGGCGTATTGGCATGGGTCAGCGAAACCAATCGCGGCCATGTCCTCGACCTCGCCGCCCATATGCTGAAACCCGGCGGGGTGCTGGCCGTCGGCTATAATTGCCTGCCCGGCTGGACACCGATGGTCGCGTTCCAGCAGATGCTGTGGACATTGGCGGACGGCCTGCCGGGCACGCCGACCCAGCGGTTCGAAACCGCGCTCGAACAGTTGCGCGCGACCGGGATATTCGAAGCGGGCCATTGGGAATGGATCGACGAGATGCGCGGCCGCCTGCCGACCGATTATTTCGCGCATGAATATCTCAATCGCCACTGGACGCCGCTCTGGTCGGGCGCGGTTCTCGAAGCTGCGGCGGAGCGCGAACTGGCGCTGGCCGGCCAGGCGAGGCCTAACCGCCTGCGCGCCGATTTTGCCCTGAAGGCGGCCTGGCGCGACACACTGTCCACGATCGCCAATCCCGCCGCGCGCGAATGCGCGCTCGACCTGCTCACCCGCAACTGGTTCCGCACCGACCTGTTCGTGAAACAGCCCTACGCGCGGCTTTCAGCGACCGAACAGGCCAAGGCGCGGATGCAGGGCTGGTGGTCGGCCGCGCGCCCGCTCGGCGAAGCCAGTTTCGAGGCCCGCACCGCCGCCGGCACGATCCGTTTCGACAATGATGCGGCGCATGCGATCCTGCGCGCGCTCGAAAACGGGCCGCAACCGCTGTCCGCCGCGGCCGACATCGGCGAGGCCGATCTGTTCAACGCGCTCGACGCGCTCTTCATGGCGGGCGAAGTGGTCCCCGCCGACCCGCCGGCCGACGTGCCGTTGGCGGCGGCGACCCACGCCGCCTTGCTGCGGCTCGACGCCGCAACGATCAATGGCGCGGTTTCAAGGCACGGGGTCATCGGGATTCCGCGCGGGTCGCTACGGCTTTGA
- a CDS encoding sulfite exporter TauE/SafE family protein, with translation MHATAGLLVGIMVGLTGVGGGSLMTPLLVLMFGVNPKTAVGTDLLFAALTKTVGSTVHGWRDTVDWHIFRRLAAGSIPAAVLSVVALQGLGSIGDSAEHVIILFLGFMLILTAFAAFFQGHLMRFARRHEGPDDQRALLPTVMLGAFIGVAVSISSIGAGAIGVTALLMLYPHLPVSRIVGTDIVHAVPLALVAGSGHWLYGDVDPTLLISLLVGSIPGVIVGSLLSSRAPDHLLRPALAAVLLFSGLKLLTS, from the coding sequence ATGCATGCGACCGCTGGTTTGCTGGTCGGCATCATGGTCGGGCTGACGGGCGTCGGGGGCGGGTCGCTGATGACGCCGCTGCTGGTGCTGATGTTCGGCGTCAATCCCAAGACAGCCGTTGGCACAGACCTTCTGTTCGCCGCGCTGACGAAGACGGTGGGGAGTACCGTCCATGGCTGGCGCGACACCGTCGACTGGCATATTTTTCGCCGTCTCGCCGCAGGATCGATCCCGGCCGCTGTCCTTTCGGTCGTCGCGTTGCAGGGGCTCGGCAGTATCGGCGACAGTGCCGAGCATGTCATCATTCTGTTTCTGGGCTTTATGTTGATCCTTACGGCGTTCGCGGCATTTTTTCAGGGACATCTCATGCGGTTCGCGCGGCGGCACGAAGGCCCCGACGATCAGCGGGCGCTGCTGCCGACCGTGATGCTTGGGGCGTTCATTGGAGTTGCGGTCTCGATCTCGTCGATCGGGGCGGGGGCGATCGGTGTGACCGCCCTGCTGATGCTCTACCCGCACCTGCCGGTCTCGCGGATCGTCGGCACCGATATCGTGCACGCGGTTCCGCTGGCCCTGGTGGCGGGTTCGGGGCACTGGCTCTATGGCGATGTCGATCCGACGCTGCTCATCAGCCTGTTGGTGGGATCGATTCCCGGCGTGATCGTCGGCAGCCTCTTGTCCAGTCGCGCGCCCGATCATCTGTTGCGTCCGGCGCTCGCGGCCGTCCTGCTGTTTTCGGGCCTGAAACTGCTGACCAGTTGA
- a CDS encoding N-acyl-D-amino-acid deacylase family protein, producing MPSSLASLSVRRTIASLSVAAALLCVAGAAARPDEAVDVIIRGGTIYDGGEGEPFVGDVAIRGDRIVHVGPSGGYSASRVIDAKGLIVAPGFIDPHTHADSFLRSPDRAVRVNAAWLAQGVSTVMIGVDGYGTPDVAEDAAKLAGSGIGTNIVPFVGFGPVRQRVLGQDARAPNPAELDAMKALVAKGMCEGAVGLSTGLFYAPQSFATTGEVVAVAREAAIRGGLYDTHQRDESSYSIGLLGSVEEAIEIGRQAGMPVHFAHLKALGVDVHGQAGAVIAAIDAARKAGVDVTADQYPWLASGSSLDASLLPRWAVDGGGAALLRRLDDPATLARIRGEMQDNLRRRGGASALLLIAQGFPWTGRTLEQVAEEWKADPRDAALRIIRQGIEAKDEGQRGGGAAVASFNMAQADVDLLMTQPWMVTSSDGSDGHPRMFATFPEKYARYVRERKVIDLRTFIRQSTGRTADIYKLDGRGYLRPGFFADVLVFDPVQYAPRADYMHPRELSVGVRKLFVNGALAVDDGRATGAAAGRALLRPRPPGCTGRD from the coding sequence ATGCCGTCGTCGCTTGCTTCGCTTTCCGTTCGCCGGACGATCGCTTCGCTGTCGGTCGCTGCGGCGCTGCTTTGCGTGGCCGGCGCCGCGGCGCGGCCGGACGAGGCGGTCGACGTGATCATCCGGGGCGGGACGATCTATGACGGCGGCGAGGGCGAACCCTTTGTCGGCGACGTCGCGATCCGCGGCGACCGGATCGTCCATGTCGGCCCGTCCGGCGGCTATTCGGCGTCCCGGGTCATCGACGCGAAGGGGTTGATCGTCGCGCCCGGCTTCATCGATCCGCACACCCATGCCGACAGCTTCCTCCGCTCGCCCGATCGGGCGGTGCGCGTCAATGCCGCCTGGCTGGCCCAAGGGGTCAGCACGGTGATGATCGGGGTCGATGGCTATGGCACGCCCGATGTCGCGGAGGATGCCGCCAAGCTCGCGGGATCGGGGATCGGCACCAATATCGTGCCGTTCGTCGGCTTCGGGCCGGTTCGCCAGCGGGTGCTGGGTCAGGATGCGCGCGCGCCAAACCCAGCCGAACTCGACGCGATGAAGGCGTTGGTCGCCAAGGGCATGTGCGAAGGTGCGGTGGGCCTTTCCACCGGACTTTTCTATGCGCCGCAAAGCTTTGCCACCACCGGCGAGGTCGTCGCGGTGGCGCGCGAGGCGGCGATCCGCGGCGGCCTTTACGACACCCACCAGCGCGACGAATCGAGCTACAGCATCGGCCTGCTCGGGTCGGTGGAGGAAGCGATTGAGATCGGCCGGCAGGCCGGAATGCCGGTCCATTTCGCCCATCTGAAAGCGCTCGGCGTCGATGTCCACGGACAGGCCGGCGCGGTGATCGCCGCGATCGACGCCGCGCGCAAGGCGGGGGTCGACGTGACCGCCGACCAATATCCCTGGCTGGCGTCGGGATCGAGTCTCGACGCGTCGCTGCTGCCGCGCTGGGCGGTCGATGGCGGCGGGGCGGCGTTGCTGAGGCGGCTCGACGATCCCGCCACGCTGGCGCGAATCCGGGGCGAAATGCAGGACAATCTGCGCCGGCGCGGCGGGGCCAGCGCGTTGCTCCTGATCGCGCAGGGCTTTCCCTGGACCGGCCGGACGCTGGAACAGGTTGCGGAGGAGTGGAAGGCGGATCCACGCGACGCGGCGCTGCGGATCATCCGGCAGGGTATCGAAGCGAAGGATGAGGGACAGAGGGGCGGGGGCGCCGCCGTTGCGTCCTTCAATATGGCGCAAGCGGACGTCGATCTGTTGATGACGCAGCCGTGGATGGTGACATCATCCGACGGGTCGGATGGCCATCCCCGCATGTTCGCGACCTTCCCCGAAAAATATGCGCGTTACGTCCGCGAGCGCAAGGTCATCGACCTGCGGACCTTCATCCGTCAATCGACCGGGCGTACCGCCGACATCTACAAGCTCGACGGGCGCGGTTACCTGCGTCCGGGCTTTTTCGCGGATGTGCTTGTCTTTGATCCCGTCCAATATGCGCCGCGCGCCGATTATATGCACCCGCGCGAACTGAGCGTCGGCGTCCGGAAACTCTTCGTCAACGGCGCATTGGCGGTCGATGACGGTCGAGCAACGGGCGCCGCTGCCGGTCGCGCTCTGCTGAGGCCCCGTCCGCCCGGCTGCACCGGGCGCGATTGA